In Pseudodesulfovibrio alkaliphilus, the genomic stretch AATTTTCATTGCGATTCTTCTGATTGCGGCCATGGTGGCCGCGCCCGCCGGAGCCCAGGGGCTGCCCCCGTCTCCGGTGGTCACGGCCAAGGTCGTGTCCGGCGACATGGCGCCCCAGTCAGAGTTCATCGGCACAGTGTTCTTCACCGAGATCGCCAACGTGGCCTCCGAGGTGGCGGGAAAGGTCGTGGACCTCAAGGTCGAGGACGGCCAGCGTGTCCGCCGGGGCGATGTCATGGTGGTGCTTTCCGCGACCCTGCTAGAACGGCAGATCAGCCGATCCAGGGCGCTGGTCAAGCAGGCCAAGGCCGAGTACGAGTTTGCCCGTCTGGAGCACCAGCGGGTCCAGACGCTGTTTCAAAGCCGATCCGTGGCCGAGGGGGAGTTTGACTCCAAACGGCTGACGGCCGACGGTTTGCAGAGCAGCCTTGAAGCCGCCCAGGCCGATCTGGGTGTCTTGCTGGAGGAGCTGGACAAGAAGACCATCCGCGCTCCGTTTGACGGTGTGGTCATTGATGTGCCCGTGGCCCGCGGTGAATGGATGGCTGTTGGCTCCACCGTGGCCGAGGTGGCCCGCGACGACCACTTCGATGTGGTGGTCAACGCCCCGAGCGAGGCCCATGGCGTGGTCAGGCCCGGGATGAAGGTCGCCGTGCGTACCAGCGGGGCAGAGCTGACAGGCGAGATTTTTGCCGTGATCCCCAAGGGCGACGTGGCGACCCGCACCTTTCCGGTCAAGATCCGGGTGGACAACAACGGGTTCCTGGCCGAGGGCATGGAGGCGCGTGTGAGCCTGCCCCGCGGCGCGGGCGGCGAAACCCTGGTGGTCCCCCGCGATGCCATCATCGTGGCCCGGGGCGAGCAGGTGGTCTGGACCGTTCAGGACGGCAAGGCCGTGGCCGTGCCTGTCCATGTCGTCGGCTACAAGGGGCTGAACGCAGGCGTGAAGGCCGAGGCTCTCAAGAAAGGCATGGACGTGGTGGTCAAAGGCAACGAGCGGCTCAACCCCGGCCAGCCGGTGGCCGCCACCTCGCAGAATTAGCCGGAGGCATCCGTGGATATAGTTAAAGCGGCCATCGAGAGGCCGGTCGCCGTCATGGTCGGCGTCATCATCATCGTCATGTTCGGCACCATCGCTTTGCGGACGCTGCCCTACCAGCTTTCGCCGGACGTGACCGAGCCGGTCATCACCGTGACCACCACCTGGACCGGGGCCACTCCCTACGAGATAGAGCGGGACATCGTCGAGGAACAGGAAAAGGTGCTCAAGGGCATCACGGGCCTGACGGAAATGGAGAGCTCGTGCTACAACGGGCTGGCCGAACTGACCCTCACCTTCGAGATCGGCACCGATGTGGATACCGCATTGTTGCGCGTCTCCAACAAGCTCGACGAGGTGCCCAAGTACCCGGACAACGCCGACCGGCCCATCATCTCGGCCACGGGTGCGTCCACCTCGCCGGTCATCTGGATGGTGCTGCGCACCCTTCCGGGCAACGAGCGTGATGTGCAGACCTACCGTACCTTCTTCGAGGACGAGGTGCGCCAATACATCGAGCGCGTACCCGGCGTGGCCGACCTTTTTATTGGCGGCGGCAGGGAAAACGAGATGCAGATCATCGTGGACCCGGTCAAGCTGGCCGCCTACAATCTGACCATCCCCCAGCTCATTTCCACGCTTCAGAAAGAGAACGTGTCCATCGCCGCGGGCAACCTCGGCGTGGGGCGGCGTGACTACCGCATCCGCACCCCGGCCGAATTCAATACTCCCGAAGACATCAAGGGCGTGGTTCTCTCCTCTTCAGGACAGTTCCGGGTGATGCTCGGCGATGTGGCCGAGGTCCGGGCGGGCAACGAGAAGCACTCCGTGGCCATGCTCCACAACGGGGTGCCGGGGCTGGCCGTGGGCGTCAAGCCCGAGCCGGGTACCAACGTCATCTCCATGACCGACGCGGTCAATGTCGTTGTGGACGAACTCAACGGCACCATGCTCAAGAACAACGAAGTGTTCCTGGACTGGGTCTACGACCAGCGTCCCTACATCAACGGCGCCATCGAACTGGTCCAGCGCAATATTCTCATCGGCTCGGCGTTGGCCGTCATGGTCCTGTTCGTTTTCCTGCAATCCTTTTCGTCCACCCTTATCGTGGCCGTGGCCATCCCCATCTCCATCATCGGCTCCTTCATCATCTTTGCGGCCGCGGGGCGGAGCCTCAACGTCGTTTCCATGGCGGGCATCAGCTTCGCGGTGGGCATGCTGGTGGACAACGCCATCGTCATCCTTGAAAACATCGACCGTCACCGCAGGATGGGCAAGGGGCCGGTGGCCGCCGCCTACGACGGGGCCAAGGAGGTCTGGGGCGCGGTTGTCGCCTCGACGCTGACCACCGTGGCCGTGTTCCTGCCCGTGGTCTTCATGGAGCAGGAGGCCGGACAGCTCTTCAAGGACATCGCCATCGCCGTCACTTGCGCCATCATCCTTTCGCTGTGCGTCTCGGTGCTGGTCATCCCCATGCTCTCGCGCCAGCTTTACGGCGCGGCCGAGAGGCGCAAAGGTGCCGCTGGCGAAGGGGCCGCAATCAAGGTCTCGAAGCTCAAGCAGATGCTGGTCCCGCTGACCAACTTCGGCGGCCGCATGGCCGACATTATCATCGGCATTCTCGACAAGGCCATCGACCGCCCGCGAAACCGCATCATCACCGTGGTCGCCCTGACCTCTGCCTCGGTATTCATCGCCTGGGCGTTCTTCCCCAAGATGGAATACCTGCCCCAGGGCAA encodes the following:
- a CDS encoding efflux RND transporter permease subunit yields the protein MDIVKAAIERPVAVMVGVIIIVMFGTIALRTLPYQLSPDVTEPVITVTTTWTGATPYEIERDIVEEQEKVLKGITGLTEMESSCYNGLAELTLTFEIGTDVDTALLRVSNKLDEVPKYPDNADRPIISATGASTSPVIWMVLRTLPGNERDVQTYRTFFEDEVRQYIERVPGVADLFIGGGRENEMQIIVDPVKLAAYNLTIPQLISTLQKENVSIAAGNLGVGRRDYRIRTPAEFNTPEDIKGVVLSSSGQFRVMLGDVAEVRAGNEKHSVAMLHNGVPGLAVGVKPEPGTNVISMTDAVNVVVDELNGTMLKNNEVFLDWVYDQRPYINGAIELVQRNILIGSALAVMVLFVFLQSFSSTLIVAVAIPISIIGSFIIFAAAGRSLNVVSMAGISFAVGMLVDNAIVILENIDRHRRMGKGPVAAAYDGAKEVWGAVVASTLTTVAVFLPVVFMEQEAGQLFKDIAIAVTCAIILSLCVSVLVIPMLSRQLYGAAERRKGAAGEGAAIKVSKLKQMLVPLTNFGGRMADIIIGILDKAIDRPRNRIITVVALTSASVFIAWAFFPKMEYLPQGNRNFVLSILIPPPGLSYEERLGIGEYIWEQSEPHFMQERDGLPGIEQMFFVSAPTINLFGAVSTDEERGGELTPLFSRMIRTIPGMFGVSLQASIFEQGLGEGRVVNVDFSGPNLERLVAAAGTMFGMTMQAIPGSQIRPVPSLELLYPEVRLIPERDRVRAAGMTTEDLGVAVDVILDGRKIGDFKEEGKKKVDLVLKGSVTDITTPEDLTNALVATPNGWAVPVDSLASIERTYSMNQIRHLERERTVTLQVTPPANVPLQQAMELIENTLIPQLQEMGLLEDLHVRLSGAADKLTVTRQALQWNFLLAVVITYLLMSALFGNFVYPLIILFTVPLAGAGGFLGLKLQNWFIAAQPLDILTMLGFVILIGIVVNNAILIVHQSLGNVRERGMDYKEAVLDATRTRLRPIYMSATTSLFGMLPLAVAPGPGSELYRGLGSVVLGGLALSTVFTIFVIPSLLMFAIPMEKAGKR
- a CDS encoding efflux RND transporter periplasmic adaptor subunit, with the translated sequence MRISSIFIAILLIAAMVAAPAGAQGLPPSPVVTAKVVSGDMAPQSEFIGTVFFTEIANVASEVAGKVVDLKVEDGQRVRRGDVMVVLSATLLERQISRSRALVKQAKAEYEFARLEHQRVQTLFQSRSVAEGEFDSKRLTADGLQSSLEAAQADLGVLLEELDKKTIRAPFDGVVIDVPVARGEWMAVGSTVAEVARDDHFDVVVNAPSEAHGVVRPGMKVAVRTSGAELTGEIFAVIPKGDVATRTFPVKIRVDNNGFLAEGMEARVSLPRGAGGETLVVPRDAIIVARGEQVVWTVQDGKAVAVPVHVVGYKGLNAGVKAEALKKGMDVVVKGNERLNPGQPVAATSQN